The DNA region TGCTTGAGCACAATCCTCCAGGATGGAAAGCCCGTGCCGCTGAGCTAATTCCAGCAGAGGGTCCATATCTGCTGGCTGCCCATAGAGGTGCACTGGGATGATAGCCTTGGTCCTCTCCGTAATCTTGGCTTCTGCGTGGCGTGGGTCTATGGTGTAGTACTCGGGCTCGATGTCTACGAAGACGGGTCGGGCGCCTGTCAGGGAGACTGCCTCGGCTGTAGAGATCCACGTCAGAGCAGGGACGAGGACTTCATCACCAGGGCCGATTCTTAGTGCTCGGAGACCAATGTGGAGGGCATCGGTGCCGTTACCAACCCCAATGCAGTGACGAACGCCGTGAGCTTCAGCATAGGCGCGCTCGAACTCCTCAACATACTTGCCGCGAATGAATGCAGCGTCTGCAAGGACCTGTGCGATTGCAGCATCGATCTCTGCTTTAATACGAGCGTACTGAGCTGGGAGGTCGACGAAGGGGACTTGAACATGCATCGCTATACCTGCTGAGATAGGTCGCGCAGCTTACGGGCAGGATTCCCAGCGTAGATGCCAGGCTCTAAGATATCCTTCGTCACCACCGCTCCAGCTCCGATAACGACATCATCTACAATCCTGACGGGCAGAATCGTTGCGTTCGTGCCGATCGCGACGCGGTTGCCGACGATCGTGGGTTTCAGCAAGTCTCGGCACCCGCGGGGGGCTGGGCCGCCCGTTTGGAAAGTGTCGTTGATGAACATGACCCCATGCGAGATGAAGCAGTCGTCTCCGATAGTGACCATTTCACAGATGAAGGAGTGCGACTGGATGCGAGTGCGTTTGCCAATTCGGACTCCGCGCTGGATTTCTACAAAGGGGCCGATGAAGCAGTCGTCGTCAATGAAGCACTCGTAGAGGTTAACTGGCTCGACGACGATGACGTTCCGTCCAAAGGTGACGTCCCGAATCTGCACCTTCCAGCGAATCGGCCCGTAGCCTACCATGCTGCACTTCAGCTTTCAAGGCACTGCTGGAGTACTTGAAGGACTCCCTCAACCGTTGGCCGAGAACCTCTGTCGCCACCGACCACAACGGCCTTTGGAGAATACGGGCCGATATGGCACGGATCCGTACTCACAAAGATAGCCACTACGGGCGTTCCTACGGCAACCGCCAAGTGCATAAGCCCGGAGTCGTTGCAGACGAGGAGACGGCAACGGCTGAGGATGGCAGCAGTCTCAGGCACAGAGGTCTTCCCGGCCATGTTGATAGTAGCAGGACCGAGAGCCTGCGCAAGCGTTCTTGCCAATCCCTGCTCTTCACGGCCCCCAAGCAGTACAAGCGTATACCCTTGTGCTTGCAGCCAGCGCCCAACAGCGATGAACTGCTCATCCCCCCATCGCTTCTCCGCCCGACCGCTACCTGGATGGAGTGCTACCAGTTGGGCTCTAGGGAAGAGCTGCTGCACTCTTGGATGAGCTGCATTCGAGACGGGATATGAAGGACGGAGGCTGCCCTCAGGGATGTGCTCTCCAAGGATGCGGAGCAGGTCCAGATTCGCCTCCACGCGGTGGCGGCTCGGTTGGAGGGGGAGGAGGTGGTGGTAAATGCAGGAAAGATCTCGCTCTGGCTCGGTCGTTGGTGGAAAAGCGTGCTTCACCCGGAGTCGAGCTTGGCTAATGGCAGCAATGAGAGAGTGTCGGAGTGTATTTGCGGGTTGTGCACCGAGGAAGACATCAGCCTTGAAGCTCCAACAGCGCCACAGCACCCAGGGGAGTGTCAAGATTCCGAGAGTGCCTTCGCGGTACTGGAAGAGGCGCACACGAAAGGGCGCGAAGACTGCTGCCACTCGCTCCGAGGCTACGACGGCGGTCTCTTTTTGCGGACGACTCTGTTGCAGAGCGAGCAGCAGTGGAGTGGCCATGAGAGCGTCTCCGAGTCCGGCGCCGCAGAGGAGGAGTACCCGGCGGGCATGCCGCCATCGACTTTGGAGCTCCTCTCGGGTCAGCGGCCTAGCTTTTGCCAAGCGACACAGTAGGGCGCGGAGCAGTGCTTTCGCCTTTCGGCCTACTCTCGGTAGCCGTTGGCCCATAGGCAGCGGAGCTCTTCGGTTGACAGGCCTATGCGGATACCCTCAAAGAGGCGGTGGAGTTGGTAGGAGTTGTGCCGAAGCCCGTGGCGTGACTCTGCATACTGGCGTGCCCGCTTCCCAAGTGCTCGAAGGTCTTCTGGGTGGTTGAGAGCATCTTCCAGCTCTCGCTGTAGCAAGGTCAAGTCCCCTCGAGCACAGAACCCTAAGCCATGGCGAGTGATGACCTCTGCAGGATCCACCCAAAGAGAGTACACCGGAGTTTCTCTCAACCAGGCTTGGACGAAAGTGTTGGGGAAGCCCTCGTAGAGCCCCGTATGGAGTAGAACCCATGCACGCTCCAGCAGCCGTTCCACGTCCTCAACTGGTAGGGCACCGTAGAAAAGGAGAGTTTTCGGCAGGGAGCGCCAACGACGGAGCTCGTGAAGCTGTTCCCGGCGAGTAGCTCCAGTGACGAAGTGGAACTCTGCCCTCTCGGCGAGCGCTGTGGCGATTCGAAGAGCCGACGAGAGCTGGGCGTGGGGACGATAGTTGTGAATCCAGGCCACTAGGGGGGTGGGGTGCTTCTCTGGCGAGCGTAGCGGTTCCGGATGGAGCGTGCGGACGAGGAGTCCTATGCGCGCATACCGCTGGCGTAGCCATAAGGCCTGCTGTTCGTGTTGTACCAAGATATACGGTGCTTTGCGGAGAAGACGATGGAGTCGGGCGTCTGACCAGAGGGCGTATGGGAGCAGCAGCCATGAACGCCACCGAGGGTATCGGTAAAGAGTAAATGCTCGTGTGGTTGGAAATCGCCATCGAAGCAGCGCATCCGAAGAGATGGCGAAAACATACGGGATCTTTCGGCGTAAGGCAAACGAAAGGACGGATCCGCTCTCCTGGAGTGTGCCCCAGCCTCGCTGGTAGAGGACTTCTGGCTGTACCTCTTCGAGGACTCGTTCCACCTCCTTCTGCGGGACAGCCCAGCCATAAGGGTAAAGCGGCAGCCAATAGACAGGCGTGCCAGCCACGTCTTCCCAGCCCTGCTTTCCCTGCAGGCTGTGGCAGAGGTAGACGACCTCCCAACCGTAGTGTTGGAGAGCCTCGCCGAGGAAGCGAGTCTGCAGCTCGACTCCGCCGGCATGCTCGCTCCAGTGGCGATGCCCTGCGATGCAGAGGCGTGGCATCAGAGTGCTACCGTTGGAGAAACTCTTGGAGTAGCATTTCCCACAGCTCTTGTGGGAGGCGTGGCTGCTCGTACATCCCAGCCAACCAGCGCTGCCGAAAGGCCTCGTAGAGTGCAACGGCGCAGGCAACCGAGATGTTGAGGCTCTGCACCATCCCTACCTGTGGGATCCAGAAGACCCCATCAGCGGCCTCCAGAGCCTCTTCGGAAACCCCGCGATGCTCATTCCCGAAGACCAGAGCTGTCGGTAACGTGAGATTTAGGCTGTAGAGCGAAGGGACCTCTGAGCGGACAGCTGTTGCCCAGATTCGGTAGCCCTGGGAACGGAGTGCAGCATAGCATGTGGCGATATCTCTGTGGCGTCGGAGGATTAGCCACTTATATGCGCTGGCGGATGTTCGATGGCTGATTTCGGGGAAGGGATCTACCGTGTAGACTAAGTAGACCTCCAGGACTCCCACAGCATCGCACGTGCGGAGGACTGCTGAGACGTTGTGGGTGTCATGAACGTTCTCGAGTACGACGGTCAGATCGGGTTGACGACGGTGCAGGACTTCTGCGATCCTATCACGGCGTTGGGCCGTCCGTTCCCGTAGTGGGATCATTTATCAGCTTCGCCCATCACCGGATCGATAGAGCCAATGATAGCAACGACGTCAGCTACCATGGAGCCCTCACAGAGGTATGGCAGTGCCTGCAGGTTGGCCGCCGATGGGGAGCGGATCTTCAGCTTCCAAGGCTGGCCAGTACCGTCGGAGACAATGTAAAAGCCCAACTCGCCTTTCGGACTCTCGATCGCTGTGTATGTCTCGCCTGGTTCAGGCATAGCACCGAAGTTGATGAGCATGAAGTCGTTGATGAGTTCCTCCATGCGCGTGTAGACCCGCTCCTTTGGGGGAAGGACGAAGCGGGGATCGTGGGCCAGAACCTCCCCGGGCGGCATCTTCTCTAGGACTTGCCGTAGGATTTTGACGCTCTCTTTCATCTCCTGGATACGCACCATGTAGCGCGCCCATGAGTCTCCGTCGGGGTAGGTGATGACTTCGAAGTCCAGTTGGTCGTAGACCAAGTATGGCTCATCGCGCCTCAAGTCGCGTGGTACTCCGGAGCCTCGCAGCGATGGGCCCGTCAGTCCGAGCTGGATTGCCTTCTCGGCCGAGATGTACCCAACCCCTGCTAGGCGCTCAATGAAGATGCGGTTGCGGTGTACGACCTTCTCAAAGTAGGCCAGCTCGTGGGGGAACTGGTCCAGCCACTCTCGAATCTTCGCGAAGGCTTCTGGTGGAACGTCGTTCGCAACGCCTCCGATACGGGTGTAGCTCGTTGTGAAACGGGCCCCACAGATGAGCTCGAAGATGTCGTAGAGCTTCTCTCGCTCGCGGAAGGTCCAGAGGAACAGGGTCATTGCGCCAACGTCCATGCAGGTGGCGCCCATTGCCAGCAGGTGCGAGGAGATTCGCGCTAACTCGGCAACCAGGACTCGGATCCACTGGGCTCGTGGTGGAGCTTCGATGCCACAGGCGTTCTCTATCGCCAGCGCAATGGCAACGTTGTTCGACATCGGAGCAATGTAGTCCAGCCGGTCAGTGTGCGGGATGAATTCGTGGTAGGTGATGTTCTCCGCCAGCTTCTCGTAGCCACGGTGGAGGTACCCCAATTCGGGCACGCACTTGACGACCGTCTCCCCATCCAGCCGGAGCAATACTCGCAGGACTCCATGGGTTGCTGGATGCTGTGGCCCCATGTTGAGGACGAGGTCGTTCTCCAGTGGGTCTTCGAAGAGGACACTGACATCGCGGTCCAGCAATTGGCGTAGGATTTTCGCTTGCCGGACTTGCTGCACACGCTCCACGAAGGCGATCTCATCGTGCGGTCGGTGTTCCTTCATTGCAGCTCCGCTTGAGCTCTGACCGCACAAAATTATGCAGCCGATATCCCTTGGCAGCTACCGTAGCGTCAGAGAAAGGCCTTCCACAGCATGGATTCGATCGGGACAGGTTTCTTCTCGCGGTACTTGGAACTCGGGCGGCGATTGTAGGGGTTGAGCACCTCACCTTTGACCTCGAAGTAGATGAGCTGCCCAATCGGCATCCCAGCGTAGATGCGGACAGGCTTCTTGACGGAGATCTCCAAGGTCCAGTAGTTACAGAACCCCACATCTCCCTTGCCAGCAGTGGCGTGGATGTCAATTCCAAGGCGTCCGACGCTGGACTTTCCTTCTAAGAAAGGGACGTGAGCGTGCGTCTCCGTGTACTCCTCAGTGACGCCGAGGTAGAGCATGTTCGGCTGGAGGACATAGCCCTCCTCGGGGATCTCAAAGAGCTCTATCCGATTTGGCTTACGTGCATCCAGCACCTCGTCGACGTATATGCCTAGCACCTTGCCTAGGTGGACGTCGTAGCTGTTTGGTCCCAAGCACTCAGGTCGGAAAGGATCAATCACAATCAGCCCCTTGGCGATGTTCTCCAGGATCTCCTTGTCTGAGAGGATCATGCCCGTTGCTGCTCAGAACCCCTATACACTCTTGAGAGCTTCAGCGACTGCTTCCAGTGAACGGCGGGCGTCACCGAAGAGCATGTAGGTGTTAGGCTGGTAGAACAGCTCGTTCTCAACACCGGCGAACCCAGGGTTCATAGAGCGCTTGAGGACAATGACAGTGCGGGCCCGGTCGACATCCAAGATGGGCATCCCGTAAAGGGGACTGGTTGGGTCCTTGCGGGCGGCTGGATTGACGACGTCGTTAGCGCCGACGACAAGCGCTACGTCCGTGTGCTCGAATTCCGGATTGATGCGTTCCATGTCGTAGAGGAGGTCGTAGGGCACATCGGCCTCTGCGAGGAGTACGTTCATGTGCCCTGGCATTCGGCCAGCGACGGGGTGAATCGCAAATTTCACGTCAATCCCCCGCTGTTGGAGCAGGGTAGCCAGTTTCTTGACAGCGTGCTGGGCTTGGGCGACTGCCATACCGTAGCCTGGGACGATGACGACGGAGCGTGCGTAGCCCATGATGACGGCTGCGTCTTCTGCGGTCGTGGTTCGGACAACGCGGTCAGTAGCAGCTCCCTGAACTACCTCTGCACCGAAGGCTCCGAAGAGCACATTCAGCAATGAGCGGTTCATCGCCATGCACATGATGTTGGTCAGGATGAAGCCCGATGCCCCAACGAGCGTGCCTGCGATGATGAGGAGGTAGTTGTGGAGCACAAATCCTGTGCTCGCGGCGGCCAAGCCGGAGAGGGAGTTCAGGAAGGAGATCACCACCGGCATATCCGCGCCGCCGATCGGGATGACAAGCATAATCCCCAGCACAGCAGAAATGGCCAGCAATGCGTAGAAGAGGCCGGCCAGGGTGGACTCTGCCCATGTCGTCTGCTGTAGCAGTATGAGTACGGCGAGGACTACGATAGCGGCTGCCTGCAGAGCGTTCCAGCCATGGTGGAAGGGTAAGACAATTGGACGGCCGGTGATGAGCTCTTGGAGCTTTGCGAAAGCAATCAGGCTACCGGTAAACGTAACTGTGCCGATGACGACGCTAGCCTCTATCGTCCCAAGCAAGACACCAGAGGCCTGCCCGATACCGTGATGAAGCTGAAGGCGCTCCATTTCAGCGACGGCGACGAGAGCAGAGGCAGCCCCCCCGAAGCCGTTCAGGAGTGCCACCATCTGGGGCATGGCGGTCATGCGGACTGTCAGCGCCATCCCTGCTCCCAGCGCCGAACCTAAGACGACGCCGAGCAGGATCCATTCAAAGCTCACGATGCTGCGGTCCAGCAGTGTGGCGATGATACCTAGGAGCATACCGGATGCTCCGATGAGATTCCCCGATCGAGCTGTTCGGGGGGAGCTCAAGCGCTTGAGCGCTATGATGAACTTTGCTGAGGCGGCCAGGTATGCCAGGTTAATGAGCACCTCCATGGCGCTCCTCCTGGCGTTGTGGGCGGAACATTCGGAGCATTCGGTCGGTCACCAAGAAGCCTCCGACGACGTTAATCATCGCAAAGGTCACCGCTGCCACGCCCAAGAGGATCAGCACTGGGGATTCCCCACGACCGGCAATCAGTAGCGAGCCTACGATGGTAATCCCCGAGATAGCGTTGGAGCCTGACATCAAGGGCGTATGGAGTGTCGGAGGGACTTTGGAAATGACTTCGAAGCCAACGAAGGCTGCCAGTGTGAAGATGAAGATGGAGAAGAGCACCTCGGTCATCTGGGTTATCGCTCTGCTGAGACTGTCTCGTTAGCGAAGGGATAGAGCTGTCCAGCGTGGGTGAGGCAGGTCTGCCGGAGGATTTCGTCCTCGAAGTGGAGCGTAGGACGCCCGTCTTTGGTGAGTAGGCGTAGGAACTGCTCGAAGTTGCGTGCAAGCATCTGGCTGGCGTGGATGGGGATAGTAGCAGGAAGGTTCAGCGGGCCGTAAATAGCCACGCCGTTGTGCTCCTTCCACGCTCCTAACTCGGTCAGCTCGCAGTTCCCGCCAGTTTCCGCTGCCAGATCAATGATGACGCTGCCAGGTTGCATCCGCTCTACCATTTCGGCGGTGATCAGCCGAGGAGCAGGGCGTTCAGGAACGGCCGCCGTGGTGATGACGATATCTGCCCGGGCCACGTAGGTTGCTAAGGCTTCCCGTTGGCGACGCTGGACCTCTTCAGGGAGTTCGCGCGCATAACCGCCGCGTTGTTCAACGGCGTCCACTTCCAGCGTAATCGGCAGGAAGCGGGCACCAAGGCTTTCGACCTGCTCCTTAACGGCGGGACGGATATCGTAAGCCTCTACACGGGCCCCCAACCGACGGGCCGTAGCGATCGCTTGCAAGCCAGCAACTCCAGCCCCAATGACGAGCACCAGTGCCGGTGGGATCGTGCCTGCAGCCGTTACCATCATCGGCAGTAGCTTCCCAAAGCGTTCCGCGGCAACGATGACAGCCTTGTATCCCGCAAGCGAAGCCATAGAGGAGAGCACGTCCATGCCCTGTGCCCGCGAGATTCGGGGTATCCGTTCCAAGCCGAAGCAAGTAACGTTCTGCTTTCGGAGTAGCTCCAGCCGCTCAGGGTAGCGCCAGGCTTGGAGAATACCGATCAAGACCTGTCCCTCTCGCAATTGTGCAATCTCCGCCTCTGTCAGCATGTGGAGGCGCAGGAGGACATCGGCTCGGCCGACTACCTCTGCGGCAGATGGGACTACTTCAGCCCCTGCACTCTGGAAGCTTGCATCGGAATAGTGTGCTCCCTCGCCAGCACCTTGGTGTACGACAACCTTGTAGCCTTGTTGGCACAGTCGCTGGACGACTTCAGGGGTTAGGGCAACTCGTCGCTCGCCGTGTGCCTGTTCCCGTACGATGCCGATTTCCATAGACAGTTGGTCCTCTCTTAGGTATGCCGGCCCAAAATTAGCAAGAGCCGTGTCTCTTCATGAAAGCGGCTCGTGAGGCTGAGGCAGAGAAAGTAAATTTGTGGCCGCTGATGAGCAGTTCCATGGTACATTGCCGGAATCGTGTAGGCACCTTTGAAGCTCACATGCACTTGCTCCTGCTCTAAGAACTTGCCTGCCGAGGAGCATGCTTTGTGCTGAGCTGCAGCGACTCTTAAAGTTGGCCCAGCCAACGGTCTCCTGCTGTACCGAGGCCCTCTTTGCAGCCGACTTCACAGAGGCAGGAAAGCGAAGCTACCATCTAGAGATTCGGTTGAACGCGACAGCGCAGCACTTCTCTTATCCGTTGTGGATATGTCCCCTACATGCTGCCTAGTCGTGATTCGGCGGATTCCCTCAACACGGCGGCACGAAGGCCAAGGGGCCCAAGTGAGGCGGCTCTTCCCAACACTACAGCAACGCACGATTGATCCGTTTGTGCTTTTCGATGAGTTCCATGTCGTACCTCCAGCTCACTTTCCCGACCACTCCCATAGTGGTCTTGAGGTCGTTACCTACCTCATGGAAGGCGGTTTCCGGCATCGTGATAACTTAGGTAACGACAGCACCGTACTGGCCGGTGGAGCACAGCGCTTTACAGCAGGTAGCGGAATCGTACATGCCGAACATCCTGTCGGTGACCGGGTCCATGGTCTCCAGCTCTGGATTGTCTTGCCGCAAGCTCTGAAAGGGATCGAGCCATCATACCAAGCAGTGCCGCAGTTGGCGTGGGAGACACGTGATGGCGTACACCGCTGTTGGATCGTCGGTGGCTCTTCTCCAATCCGGCTTCACACCCCCGTAGAGTATTTTGCTGTGCGCCTCTCTGCGGGCCATCGGTACTGGCATATGCTGCCATCGGGATGGCAGGGGTTTGCCTACGTACTCCAAGGTGAGATCCGGCTCAACGATGTGCCCCTCCGGACTGCTGAAGGGACAGTCATTCGTGGCGAGGAACAGCTCTTCTGCACTGCGGTGCAGGATGCCCGATGGGTGCTAGCAGTAGGAAAGCCGTGGCAGGAGCCGATTCGGTTGTACGGTGGGTCGGTACTGTGAAGATGGTCTCCAGGGATTGCTCAAGGGCATGGAGTGTGGGGATAGAGGAGTTGGGCTCTTCGACAGCTTTGCAACGAACTTCAAGTCTACAAGAGACGCAGATGCGCTGCTCCGGGGAGGGGTTCCTTCTCTTGGGCAAAACATTCTGAAGAGAGCTTCCGAAGGGTTTTTGCGGTATGTCCAACTCATTTGAGGTGCTCCAATGAACGTCCTCGTGCTCATCGGTCGGATTGTGGTTGGCGGGTACTATCTCTACAACGCCCTGAATCATTTGGTCTTCGCCCCAGGCCCACTGTCGGAGTATGCCGCAGCCAAGGGGGTTCCAGCGCCGATGTTGGCCGTTATCGTTTCGGGGTTGCTACTCTTGATCGGCGGCTTGAGTATCCTGCTGGGGGTGTATACCCGCATTGGGGTATTGGCGCTCGTGCTCTTCTTCCTACCGGTGACGTTCTGGATGCATGATTTCTGGGCGATCGAAGATCCGGGGCAGCGAATGATGCAAATGGTTCAGTTCCTCAAGAACCTTGCCCTCATGGGCAGTGCACTGATGTTCTTGGCGATTCCGGAGCCGTGGCCGTACTCTGTAGCACCGAGGAAGCAGACGTAGTGGGTATCTGACCGTCACCGGCGGGCTGAGGGATGGTCGAGGTATTAGTAGTAAGTACTTGGGCGCCTTCTGTTTGGACTGTATTGGCTCTACAATGCCCTCAACCACTTGTTGATTGCACCGAAGGCACTAAGCGAGTACGCAGCATTGCACGGGGTGCCGGCACCGACGCTGGCCGTATACGTCGGCGGGATACTGCTCGCAGTAGGTGGGATAACGATCCTGTCGGGCATGTATGTCCCTGTTGGAGTTGCGGCGTTAGTCGCATTCCTGGGACTGGTCACCTTTTGGATGCACGCCTTCTGGAGGGTACGCGACCCCGTACAGCGAATGGTAGAGTTGACCCAGTTTACGAAGAACATGGCTCTCATCGGAGCAACCCTGCTGCTGTTGGCTATTCCAGAGTCGTGGTGGAAGTTAGCGGATTGAGGCCGTTGGCTGCCTCCGTCGTAGGAACAGAGTCTCGCGGTGTGAGTCGAACTGCACATGATTCACGTGGTGGGCATCGTTGGCAGCTTGCGGCGGGAGTCCTACAATCGGAAGCTGCTGCGGACGGCTCAACAGGTAGCACCGGCCGACATGGAGATTGAGGAGGTGTCGCTCGCAGGGATCCCGCTCTACAACCAGGACGAAGAGGAGCCGGTACCATCGGCGGTGCAGACGCTGAAGGAGCGGATCCGAGCGGCCGACGCGGTCGTCATAGCGACTCCGGAGTACAACCACTCCATTCCTGGGGTACTGAAGAATGCCCTTGACTGGATGTCGCATCCTCCGGCGGAGAATCCGTTCGAGAGAAAGCCTGTCGCAATTATCGGGGCGACGCTTGGGGAGTTCGGCACTCTACGGGCTCAGCTTCACTTACGCCAAGTGCTGTCATACTTGAATGCTGAGGTGCTCGCCAAACCAGAGGTGCTGGTAGCTCGTGTCCGGGAGAAAGTTGGCCAAGATGGACTCATTGTTGACCCAGTAGCACTCCAGCTCCTACAGCAGCTACTGGAGGAGTTGCGGCAGCGAGTGTTGGAGCGACGGTGGCTTTTAATGTCCTTCCATGCGCGCTGAGTCCCTCTTGGGACATGCCGGCGAACTGCTACGTCGGATGGAGCGCTCCCCACAGCCGCCAGACAGCGTTGCTCAGGACTTCTTCCGCCAGCGGACATACTTGGGGAGCAAGGAGCGCCGATTCATTGCAGAGGTGGCGTTCGCTACACTGCGATGCTGGGGAACGCTCGGATGGTGCGTAGCGCGGATTTCCCATCCCTCGGTCCCCAGGGAGCGGCTGCTGGTAGCTGCGATGGGCTACCTTGGGCCGCGGCTGGGAAACCCGCATTTGACTCCTGCTTGTGCCGCAGCTCTCCAAGCCGGTACGGTAGCTCAGCACGAGGAACTCTGGGAGCGGGTTCTGGCTGAGTCGGGATGGAAGGGGCAGGCGCGGCCGTGGCTCGAGGGGTTGTGGCGGGCGCTCTGTAGCTTGGAGCTGGAGGCAGCTAAAGTGCTTCGGCGTCCATGTCTGGAGTGGAGTCCGGAGGCATGGCAACTCATTTCGGCCGTCTGCTCTATTCCCGACTGGATCCTCCAGCGATGGCTCGAGAATCCCTGGTATGGGTGGGAGCCATCGGATGCTGTGCAACTCTGCCGTGCCCTCCTCCAGCCTGCATATCCATGCCTCCGAGTCAACGTTCTCCAGAGCTCGCGGGAAACTGTGCTGCAGTCTCTGAGAGAGCAGGGCATTTCTGCCGTCCCAACCCTATTCTCGCCGGTCGGGATACGGCTGTGGGAGCGCATCGCGCTGCATGAGCTACAGCTCCATCGGAGTGGAGTTGTGGAGGTCCAAGAAGAGGCAAGCCAACTCGTTGGGTATGCCACTGCACCGCAGTCTGATTGGCGGCTTTGGGATGCCTGTGCTGGGGCAGGTGGTAAAGCGCTCCACTTAGCGGTGTTGCAGGGGGATAGAGGTGAGATTTGGGCAACCGACATAGACCACCAACGATTGCAGGCTCTCCGGGTCCGATTGCGGCGAGCCCGTCTCAGTTCGGTGCGTCCTCTTCTTCTCCCTCGAGGGCAGCTACCACGAGCACTCCCGCACCGCTTCCACGCGGTCCTTGTAGACGCTCCATGTTCGGGACTAGGAACGGTTCGCCGTACGCCCACCCTGAAATGGCGTCTGACGCCGGAGGCGCTTGCCCGTCATCAGCGGAGACAGCGAGAACTCATAGAGCGTTACGCCGAGCGTGTCCTTCCAGGGGGCGTGCTAGTCTATGCTACCTGCTCGCTGATGCCGGAGGAGAACTTCGGAGTGGTGCGGTACTTCCTGGAACGTCAGCCAGAATGGGAGCTGGAACCCGTTTCTGAGGTCCTCCGTGCATCAGGGATTCAACTCCCGCAGGCTCCTCCTCAGTTCCCTGAGTGCCTCCTCCTCCCTTCTGTCCATGGCACCGACGGTTTCTTCATCGCCCGCCTCCGCCGTCGGAAGTGGACGGGCATGCCTCAGTCTTAATCTACGGTACACTGGCATACGCCAGCAGCGCTAGAATTTTACAGGGACTGGTTATGATGCAGGGGCCAGTCGTTACTTCTGGTAACTATAGACGAGTGGCGATGAAGGGCGCTCTGGCCCCTTTCAGCGTAGTAGCTCCCACTCTGGTGGCAAAGCCAGCAGTAGGGGCTCACGCTGACTCAATTTCTGGAGCTGGAGTGCGTGCTGTGCAGCGGTGCGGGCTTGCTGGGGTACAAGCTCCAGGAAGGCTTCTTTGAGGCGTGATAGTGCACTGCCGGAGGATCCTCCGCGTAAGGCCTCAAGCAACAGGTCAAGCGGGTCCTTGGGTTCGGGGAACTCTCGGATCGCCACAGGCTGGTCTGGCGGGATTCCCAGGCGGCGCTTAGCGATGTTGATTGCTACGGAGAGTCCTCCGAGGGTGTCCACAAGCCGCTGGCGGTAAGCATCTTCACCACTCCAGACTCGTCCTCGAGCACGCTCGCGCACTTCTTCCAGGCTCATGTTCCGTCGGACGGCGACTTTTTGGAGGAAGAGCTGGTACATCTCGGCACCAAGCTCCCGAAAGCGCTGGAGCTGGGCCTTCGGATAGGGCAAGGATGGGTCAGCGAATAGAGCACCGTCGTTCGATGTGACGGTGTCAACCGTTATACCCAGCTTTCGGATCGCGCCTGAGTAGTTCGGGAGCATAAGGATGACTCCAACAGAGCCGGTAATCGTCGTCGGGTGGGCGATAATCGTATCGCACCCCATGGCGAGGTAGTATCCTCCAGAGGCGGCCACTGGGCCCAGAGAGGCGTAGATAGGCTTGTGCTGGGCAATGCGGCGAAGCTCGGTCCAGATGGCGTCCGAGCCGAGGACGGAGCCCCCGGGGCTGTCTACTCGGAGGATGATCGCAGCGATGTCCTTGTCCTGTTCAGCTTTGCGTAGGGCCTCGATCAGGTCCTCTGCAGCGATAACAGGGGATGAGAAGGGGTTGGATTGGCGGCCAGGCACGATCGGGCCGCTTGCGTAGACGATCGCGATTGCTGGGCGGGAGGGCGCTCGTTTGTGCCAATGCTCCCAAGGCTTCGTGTCACGATAGCGGGCAACGCTGAGCAGCCGTTCCCGCATCTCCAATGTGT from Candidatus Kapaibacterium sp. includes:
- the dcd gene encoding dCTP deaminase, producing the protein MILSDKEILENIAKGLIVIDPFRPECLGPNSYDVHLGKVLGIYVDEVLDARKPNRIELFEIPEEGYVLQPNMLYLGVTEEYTETHAHVPFLEGKSSVGRLGIDIHATAGKGDVGFCNYWTLEISVKKPVRIYAGMPIGQLIYFEVKGEVLNPYNRRPSSKYREKKPVPIESMLWKAFL
- the nuoD gene encoding NADH dehydrogenase (quinone) subunit D, which codes for MKEHRPHDEIAFVERVQQVRQAKILRQLLDRDVSVLFEDPLENDLVLNMGPQHPATHGVLRVLLRLDGETVVKCVPELGYLHRGYEKLAENITYHEFIPHTDRLDYIAPMSNNVAIALAIENACGIEAPPRAQWIRVLVAELARISSHLLAMGATCMDVGAMTLFLWTFREREKLYDIFELICGARFTTSYTRIGGVANDVPPEAFAKIREWLDQFPHELAYFEKVVHRNRIFIERLAGVGYISAEKAIQLGLTGPSLRGSGVPRDLRRDEPYLVYDQLDFEVITYPDGDSWARYMVRIQEMKESVKILRQVLEKMPPGEVLAHDPRFVLPPKERVYTRMEELINDFMLINFGAMPEPGETYTAIESPKGELGFYIVSDGTGQPWKLKIRSPSAANLQALPYLCEGSMVADVVAIIGSIDPVMGEADK
- a CDS encoding glycosyltransferase family 9 protein, with the translated sequence MATPLLLALQQSRPQKETAVVASERVAAVFAPFRVRLFQYREGTLGILTLPWVLWRCWSFKADVFLGAQPANTLRHSLIAAISQARLRVKHAFPPTTEPERDLSCIYHHLLPLQPSRHRVEANLDLLRILGEHIPEGSLRPSYPVSNAAHPRVQQLFPRAQLVALHPGSGRAEKRWGDEQFIAVGRWLQAQGYTLVLLGGREEQGLARTLAQALGPATINMAGKTSVPETAAILSRCRLLVCNDSGLMHLAVAVGTPVVAIFVSTDPCHIGPYSPKAVVVGGDRGSRPTVEGVLQVLQQCLES
- a CDS encoding N-acetyltransferase translates to MVGYGPIRWKVQIRDVTFGRNVIVVEPVNLYECFIDDDCFIGPFVEIQRGVRIGKRTRIQSHSFICEMVTIGDDCFISHGVMFINDTFQTGGPAPRGCRDLLKPTIVGNRVAIGTNATILPVRIVDDVVIGAGAVVTKDILEPGIYAGNPARKLRDLSQQV
- a CDS encoding glycosyltransferase family 4 protein — translated: MPRLCIAGHRHWSEHAGGVELQTRFLGEALQHYGWEVVYLCHSLQGKQGWEDVAGTPVYWLPLYPYGWAVPQKEVERVLEEVQPEVLYQRGWGTLQESGSVLSFALRRKIPYVFAISSDALLRWRFPTTRAFTLYRYPRWRSWLLLPYALWSDARLHRLLRKAPYILVQHEQQALWLRQRYARIGLLVRTLHPEPLRSPEKHPTPLVAWIHNYRPHAQLSSALRIATALAERAEFHFVTGATRREQLHELRRWRSLPKTLLFYGALPVEDVERLLERAWVLLHTGLYEGFPNTFVQAWLRETPVYSLWVDPAEVITRHGLGFCARGDLTLLQRELEDALNHPEDLRALGKRARQYAESRHGLRHNSYQLHRLFEGIRIGLSTEELRCLWANGYRE
- a CDS encoding RNA methyltransferase, yielding MIPLRERTAQRRDRIAEVLHRRQPDLTVVLENVHDTHNVSAVLRTCDAVGVLEVYLVYTVDPFPEISHRTSASAYKWLILRRHRDIATCYAALRSQGYRIWATAVRSEVPSLYSLNLTLPTALVFGNEHRGVSEEALEAADGVFWIPQVGMVQSLNISVACAVALYEAFRQRWLAGMYEQPRLPQELWEMLLQEFLQR